The following are encoded in a window of Sulfurimonas sp. C5 genomic DNA:
- a CDS encoding HAMP domain-containing sensor histidine kinase — translation MKEFFIKLQNYLVLRFNSVTIRQANIVTTLVILLFTIVFAYLLIKENYHDYEITLSQQHHEQMAGTPYNYDVAQEKLKSLLIKNTLAIATLAFILFAIMLGFYKIFNTLLQRDMESFLIFFKDAAHNDQVINPNTILFKEFKTMGTHVNEMVDTINEQKRTLRELNLHLEDKVKAKTQDLERILDAQKEFLRYTVHETNTPLSVILTSLELYEMKYEKDRHLAKVEAAAKNIFNIYDDLSYLVKKEHINYPKVSIDINKFIKSRIDFFSEVANLSSVSFSFHSEVEGAYIFFNKTKLQRIIDNSITNAIKYTYRNEVVDVKLTKTMHEVEFSIGSKSQPIKNIDKIFDEYYRGEDEQTSKIEGFGIGLRLVKNICDEEGVKISLDRSDEKNTFIYRFTIMGE, via the coding sequence ATGAAAGAATTCTTTATTAAGCTGCAAAACTATTTAGTCTTACGATTTAACAGTGTTACTATTCGTCAGGCAAATATTGTAACGACACTTGTTATTTTGCTTTTTACTATAGTTTTTGCCTACTTGCTTATTAAAGAAAATTACCATGATTATGAGATAACGCTCTCTCAACAGCACCATGAACAAATGGCAGGTACTCCATATAATTATGATGTAGCGCAAGAGAAACTAAAATCCCTTTTAATTAAAAACACTTTAGCGATTGCAACGCTGGCTTTTATCCTTTTTGCGATCATGCTGGGGTTTTACAAGATCTTCAATACTCTGCTCCAAAGAGATATGGAGTCGTTTTTGATCTTCTTTAAAGATGCGGCACACAACGATCAGGTGATTAATCCAAATACGATCTTGTTTAAAGAGTTCAAAACAATGGGAACGCATGTAAACGAAATGGTTGATACAATCAATGAACAAAAGCGTACACTCAGAGAACTGAATTTACATTTGGAAGATAAAGTAAAAGCAAAAACACAAGACCTTGAACGCATTTTGGATGCACAAAAAGAGTTTTTGCGTTATACGGTACATGAAACAAATACACCGCTTAGTGTTATATTGACTTCGTTAGAACTGTATGAGATGAAGTATGAAAAAGATAGACATCTTGCAAAAGTAGAAGCGGCTGCGAAAAATATTTTTAATATTTATGATGATCTTAGTTATCTGGTGAAGAAAGAACATATTAATTATCCTAAAGTATCTATAGATATTAACAAATTCATTAAAAGTAGAATAGACTTTTTCTCTGAAGTGGCAAACCTCTCAAGTGTATCTTTCTCATTTCATAGTGAAGTAGAAGGTGCATATATCTTTTTCAATAAAACAAAACTACAGCGTATTATTGATAACTCTATAACCAATGCAATCAAATATACATATAGAAATGAAGTAGTAGATGTAAAGTTGACTAAAACTATGCATGAAGTTGAGTTTTCCATAGGAAGCAAGTCTCAGCCGATTAAAAATATTGATAAGATTTTTGATGAATATTATAGAGGGGAAGATGAACAAACTTCCAAAATAGAAGGCTTTGGAATAGGGCTTCGACTTGTAAAAAACATATGTGATGAAGAAGGTGTGAAGATTTCACTAGATCGCAGTGATGAAAAAAACACTTTTATATATAGATTTACGATAATGGGTGAATAG
- a CDS encoding response regulator transcription factor gives MKILVLEDEVMLNESICEYLQSLGHIVEAFFDGESAYEAMQNNKYDLFLLDINVPQIDGLSILEQLHSMKIHVPTIYISALVDIEDISRAYNLGCYDYLKKPFHLKELALRIDRIVMSAKTPNVHMVLSKNYSYDQEHSTLYFQQEAQTLTKKQSQIIDLLARNRGLVVDFDQFQEYVWNDAIVDNATIRAEINRLKKALKEDIIVNVRGMGYMIEKP, from the coding sequence ATGAAAATACTTGTATTAGAAGATGAAGTGATGCTCAACGAATCGATTTGTGAGTACTTACAATCATTAGGTCACATTGTTGAAGCGTTCTTCGATGGAGAGAGTGCATACGAAGCTATGCAAAACAATAAATACGATCTTTTTCTACTAGACATCAACGTACCGCAAATTGACGGTCTTTCTATTTTAGAACAGCTTCACAGCATGAAGATTCATGTACCTACGATCTATATAAGTGCATTGGTAGATATAGAAGATATCTCCCGTGCATACAATTTAGGATGTTACGATTATCTCAAAAAACCTTTTCATTTGAAAGAATTAGCTCTAAGAATAGACCGGATTGTTATGTCTGCAAAAACTCCAAATGTCCATATGGTGCTTTCAAAGAACTATAGTTACGATCAGGAACACTCAACACTCTATTTTCAACAAGAAGCACAAACACTTACAAAGAAACAATCACAGATTATCGATTTACTGGCTAGAAACCGTGGTTTGGTAGTAGACTTTGACCAGTTTCAAGAGTATGTATGGAATGACGCAATAGTAGACAATGCTACGATTCGTGCCGAGATAAACAGACTAAAGAAGGCTCTTAAAGAGGATATTATAGTAAATGTTCGCGGTATGGGTTACATGATTGAAAAACCTTAG